Proteins encoded within one genomic window of Sphingomonas sp. KRR8:
- a CDS encoding alkylphosphonate utilization protein: MSDDDYVYDEESGEWLSAPELAQRRSTSAQVEVRDSVGNLLSDGDQVTLIKDLDVKGAGQTLKRGTLIKSIRLTGDAQEIDCKFDGIKGLVLRAEFVRKR, from the coding sequence ATGTCCGACGATGATTATGTCTATGACGAAGAAAGCGGCGAGTGGCTCTCCGCGCCGGAGCTTGCGCAGCGGCGCAGCACCAGCGCCCAGGTCGAGGTCCGCGATTCCGTCGGCAACCTCCTTTCCGACGGCGATCAGGTGACTCTGATCAAGGACCTCGACGTCAAGGGCGCGGGCCAGACGCTCAAGCGGGGAACACTGATCAAGTCGATCAGGCTGACCGGCGACGCACAGGAGATCGACTGCAAGTTCGACGGGATCAAGGGTCTCGTCCTCCGCGCCGAGTTCGTCCGCAAGCGCTGA
- a CDS encoding iron-containing redox enzyme family protein → MATRFKSPLNSSRSQFHTDSFQQALARWNRTRLEPGFPDDAPKAMDRDLPMQRLELAFLQDLRAEVRDAAAAAPTDPTGFVAWFEELERTGPGQHDPLFDWLEHEATLDDLKYYLTQEAAGEAGFDDLVAMTQVRVPDRAKLELARNYWDEMGRGNPKGMHGPMLHFVVGELGLEPSIETTVWESLALANAMTAMASSRNWTWHSVGALGVIELTAPARSAATGRAMRRLGLDAKTRRYFDLHATLDIKHSEEWNKEAILPLVFDPEQGARRATAMAEGALMRLECGRRCFERYRSALWS, encoded by the coding sequence ATGGCTACCCGTTTCAAATCCCCACTGAATTCATCACGATCGCAATTCCACACCGACAGCTTCCAGCAGGCACTGGCCCGCTGGAATCGCACGCGGCTTGAGCCCGGTTTCCCCGACGACGCTCCCAAAGCGATGGACCGTGACCTGCCGATGCAGCGGCTCGAACTTGCCTTCCTCCAGGACCTCCGCGCCGAGGTCCGTGACGCCGCCGCCGCCGCTCCCACCGACCCGACCGGCTTCGTGGCCTGGTTCGAAGAGCTGGAGCGCACGGGCCCCGGTCAACACGATCCGCTGTTCGACTGGCTCGAGCACGAAGCCACGCTCGACGATCTCAAATATTATCTGACGCAGGAAGCTGCGGGTGAAGCTGGCTTCGACGACCTCGTGGCCATGACCCAGGTTCGGGTCCCCGACCGCGCCAAGCTCGAGCTCGCCCGCAACTATTGGGACGAGATGGGCCGCGGCAATCCCAAGGGCATGCACGGCCCGATGCTCCACTTCGTGGTCGGAGAGCTGGGCCTTGAGCCCTCGATCGAGACCACCGTGTGGGAAAGCCTGGCCCTCGCCAATGCGATGACCGCCATGGCCTCCAGCCGTAACTGGACCTGGCACAGCGTCGGCGCGCTCGGCGTCATCGAGCTGACCGCGCCCGCCCGCTCGGCAGCCACCGGTCGCGCGATGCGCCGCCTCGGCCTCGACGCGAAGACCCGCCGCTACTTCGACCTCCACGCCACGCTCGACATCAAGCACAGCGAGGAATGGAACAAGGAAGCGATCCTGCCGCTCGTCTTCGACCCTGAGCAGGGCGCTCGCCGCGCCACCGCCATGGCTGAAGGCGCGCTGATGCGGCTCGAATGCGGCCGCCGCTGCTTCGAACGCTATCGGTCCGCGCTGTGGTCCTGA
- a CDS encoding low affinity iron permease family protein — protein MDRLFTRIATAISTAAGQPQAFVVALLVILGWAASGPLFDYSDTWQLILNTGSSIITLLMVFLIQNSQNRDAAAMQAKLDELLRSIHEARAEFIGIEHLTDEEIKTIRSALEREVGADEGKSGTADDSVEQLIGRLK, from the coding sequence ATGGACCGCCTGTTCACCCGCATTGCGACCGCGATCAGCACCGCCGCCGGGCAGCCACAGGCGTTCGTGGTCGCGTTGCTGGTGATTCTGGGCTGGGCGGCCAGCGGGCCCCTGTTCGACTATTCCGATACTTGGCAGCTGATCCTCAATACGGGATCGAGCATCATCACGCTGCTGATGGTGTTCCTGATCCAGAACAGCCAAAACCGGGACGCGGCGGCGATGCAGGCCAAGCTCGATGAGCTGCTGCGCTCGATCCACGAAGCCCGGGCCGAGTTCATCGGGATCGAGCATCTGACCGACGAGGAGATCAAGACCATCCGCTCGGCACTGGAACGCGAGGTCGGCGCCGATGAAGGTAAGTCCGGGACTGCGGACGACAGCGTGGAGCAGCTGATCGGACGGCTGAAATAA
- a CDS encoding glucokinase, whose protein sequence is MTRQIVTTDIGGTHARFALATIDEGRVTTLSEPVTLKTAEHASFQTAWEEFGRRIDRPMPHELAISFAGPVGGELLKLTNNPWVIRPALIGEKLGATRYTIVNDFGAVAHAVAALDGSAFTHLCGPERELPTDGVITILGPGTGLGVAGLLRRHDHYDVLETEGGHVDFAPLDGLEDRILVELRRSFRRVSVERLISGRGLMNIYEALATVENRPAAFHDEKELWTAALAGSDSLAAAALDRFCLALGAVAGDLALAQGASAVAIGGGLGLRLANHLPRSGFRDRFIAKGRFERRMDDMPVKLITYPQPGLFGAAAAFARDHG, encoded by the coding sequence ATGACCCGCCAGATCGTCACCACCGATATTGGCGGCACCCACGCTCGCTTCGCGCTCGCGACCATCGACGAGGGAAGGGTGACGACCCTGTCCGAGCCGGTCACCCTCAAGACCGCCGAGCATGCCAGCTTCCAGACCGCGTGGGAGGAATTCGGCCGCCGCATCGACCGCCCCATGCCGCATGAGCTCGCCATCTCCTTTGCTGGCCCGGTCGGCGGCGAGCTGCTCAAGCTCACCAACAATCCGTGGGTGATCCGGCCCGCGCTGATCGGCGAGAAGCTGGGCGCCACCCGCTACACCATCGTCAACGATTTCGGCGCCGTGGCCCACGCCGTCGCCGCACTCGACGGCAGCGCCTTTACCCACCTGTGCGGCCCCGAGCGCGAACTGCCGACCGACGGCGTCATCACCATCCTCGGCCCCGGCACTGGGCTCGGCGTCGCCGGCCTGCTCCGCCGGCACGACCATTACGACGTGCTCGAAACCGAAGGCGGCCATGTCGACTTCGCACCGCTCGACGGACTCGAGGACAGGATCCTGGTCGAACTCCGCCGCAGCTTCCGCCGAGTCTCGGTCGAGCGGCTGATCTCCGGCCGCGGCCTGATGAACATCTACGAAGCGCTCGCCACCGTGGAGAACCGCCCGGCCGCCTTTCACGATGAAAAGGAGTTGTGGACTGCGGCGCTCGCCGGAAGCGACAGCCTCGCCGCCGCCGCACTCGACCGCTTCTGCCTCGCGCTGGGCGCAGTCGCGGGGGACCTCGCGCTTGCGCAGGGCGCCTCGGCAGTCGCCATCGGCGGCGGCCTCGGCCTCCGCCTCGCCAACCATCTGCCGCGCTCGGGCTTCCGTGACCGCTTCATCGCCAAAGGGCGGTTCGAGCGACGGATGGACGACATGCCGGTCAAGCTCATCACCTATCCGCAGCCGGGCCTGTTCGGCGCCGCCGCGGCCTTCGCCAGGGACCACGGATGA
- a CDS encoding methyltransferase, producing the protein MHDSLIALLRELDADGYQFTCVTPRTHQRILTHRGRDARAADLRDIFGWNLPFARDLLQGPVLDALKDAGGMAQDGDLFRSRYRVAELDGRLFLHSSFPTTQEDSVFFGPDTHRFARFLAAELADLPDVAHVVDLGAGGGAGGILVAGLAEPARVTLTDINPKALELAAANAAAAGVEVELTRGDLAAVDGTPDLIVANPPFMADAGSRTYRDGGGDLGTGLSVEWAKAAMARLADGGAMLLYTGSPIVAGEDRLLTALSDAVDEAGCTLRYDELDPDIFGEELDQPAYVDAQVERIAAVGAVLRKE; encoded by the coding sequence ATGCATGATTCCCTCATCGCGCTGCTGCGCGAGCTCGATGCCGACGGCTACCAGTTCACCTGCGTCACTCCGCGCACCCACCAGCGTATCCTGACCCACCGGGGCAGGGACGCGCGCGCGGCCGACCTGCGCGACATCTTCGGCTGGAACCTGCCGTTCGCGCGCGACCTGCTGCAGGGTCCCGTGCTCGATGCGCTCAAGGACGCCGGCGGGATGGCGCAGGACGGCGACCTCTTCCGCAGCCGCTACCGTGTCGCCGAACTCGACGGCCGCCTGTTCCTCCATTCCTCTTTCCCCACGACACAGGAAGACAGCGTCTTCTTCGGCCCCGACACCCACCGCTTCGCCCGATTCCTGGCGGCCGAACTCGCGGACCTTCCGGACGTTGCCCATGTCGTCGACCTCGGCGCTGGCGGCGGGGCAGGGGGGATTCTCGTGGCCGGCCTGGCCGAGCCCGCCCGAGTCACCCTCACCGACATCAATCCCAAGGCCTTGGAACTCGCCGCCGCCAACGCCGCAGCCGCCGGCGTGGAGGTCGAACTCACCCGTGGCGACCTCGCGGCCGTCGACGGAACCCCCGACCTCATCGTCGCCAACCCGCCCTTTATGGCCGACGCGGGCTCGCGCACCTATCGCGATGGCGGCGGTGATCTCGGCACGGGTCTTTCGGTCGAGTGGGCAAAGGCCGCGATGGCCCGGCTGGCCGACGGCGGCGCCATGCTGCTCTATACCGGCAGCCCCATCGTCGCCGGCGAAGACCGCCTGCTGACCGCGCTCAGCGACGCGGTCGACGAGGCCGGCTGCACCCTGCGTTATGACGAACTCGACCCGGACATCTTCGGCGAGGAACTCGACCAGCCGGCCTATGTCGACGCGCAGGTCGAGCGCATCGCCGCGGTCGGCGCGGTTCTCCGCAAGGAATAG
- the eda gene encoding bifunctional 4-hydroxy-2-oxoglutarate aldolase/2-dehydro-3-deoxy-phosphogluconate aldolase produces MTIDEVMTAAPVIPVLVLDGSIDPAALAETLVAAGLPVLEVTLRTPQALDCIRAMSKVSGAIVGAGTVLNPAQLDQAIEAGSQFIVAPGLTDGLTRAAIASGIAYLPGVATAADIMRGLDHGLSRFKFFPAETSGGLPALKALAGPFGEVRFCPTGGITVDNAPNWLAHPAVSCVGGSWIVPAKETDLSRIGRLAKAAAALNQG; encoded by the coding sequence ATGACCATCGACGAGGTGATGACCGCTGCCCCGGTGATCCCGGTGCTGGTGCTGGACGGCAGCATCGATCCCGCAGCGCTGGCCGAGACGCTGGTCGCTGCCGGCCTGCCGGTCCTCGAGGTGACGCTGCGTACCCCTCAGGCACTCGACTGCATCCGCGCCATGTCCAAGGTCTCCGGCGCGATCGTCGGCGCGGGCACCGTCCTCAACCCCGCCCAGCTCGATCAGGCCATCGAGGCCGGAAGCCAGTTCATCGTCGCGCCGGGCCTCACCGACGGCCTGACCCGCGCCGCCATCGCCAGCGGCATCGCTTACCTCCCCGGGGTCGCTACCGCCGCCGACATCATGCGCGGCCTCGACCACGGCCTTTCGCGCTTTAAATTCTTCCCGGCCGAAACGAGCGGCGGCCTGCCTGCCCTGAAGGCGCTTGCGGGCCCGTTCGGCGAGGTCCGCTTTTGCCCCACCGGCGGCATCACCGTCGACAACGCGCCCAACTGGCTCGCCCATCCGGCCGTCAGCTGCGTCGGCGGGAGCTGGATCGTTCCCGCGAAGGAGACGGACCTCTCCCGCATCGGCAGGCTCGCGAAGGCCGCTGCAGCGCTCAACCAGGGCTAA